Proteins encoded together in one Jeotgalibacillus aurantiacus window:
- a CDS encoding adenine deaminase C-terminal domain-containing protein encodes MEQRFPWKINHLRSHTSVLEGKKAPAILIRDAHYLNSSLHQWVKGNIWIDQDRIIYTGSALPENTAGTEMVHAEGKYVVPGYIEPHVHPFQLYNPHSFAAFAAQRGTTSFIQDNLMLLLLTGKKKALPFMQQFKKSPLSFYWWSRLDSQTELNREEDYFTNGEIRAWLDDPSVLLAGELTAWPKLVEGDDLLLSWVQEARLRYKRVEGHLPGASEKTIAKMTLLGITGDHEAMTGDEAWTRLEQGLAVTLRHSSIRPDLPKLIRELKEKGLRSFDSLMMTTDGSTPSFYADGVMDRLISIAIDEGIDPIEAYHMASYSIAKYYRLEYMQGMIATGRLATLNILSDPREPNPESVLSKGKWIKRDGVKVDQSFTPDWSEIEALELDWTLSEDDLQFSMPCGIDMVNNVITKPYSITMDASGEELPRSKDESFLMLVDRDGKWKICTLIKGFAKDLGGLASSFSSSGDILLIGKSKKGMLHAFERMKALKGGIVITNGGEVQLEIPLSLGGVMSEKPMDELIPEERKLREVLRDAGYQFDDPVYTLLFLCSTHLPYLRITQRGIYDVKKKTVLFPTIMR; translated from the coding sequence ATGGAACAGCGATTTCCGTGGAAGATCAATCATTTGCGTTCACATACATCTGTCCTTGAAGGTAAAAAAGCGCCGGCCATTCTGATCCGGGATGCGCATTATTTAAATTCTTCTTTGCATCAATGGGTGAAGGGGAACATTTGGATTGATCAGGACCGGATTATCTATACAGGCAGTGCTTTGCCTGAAAATACAGCAGGCACTGAAATGGTTCATGCCGAAGGAAAATATGTGGTGCCCGGTTACATTGAGCCACACGTTCATCCGTTTCAACTATATAATCCGCATAGCTTTGCAGCGTTTGCAGCACAAAGAGGAACGACCTCGTTTATCCAGGATAATTTGATGCTGCTTTTATTAACAGGAAAAAAGAAAGCGCTTCCTTTTATGCAACAGTTTAAAAAATCCCCTCTTTCTTTTTACTGGTGGAGCCGCCTTGATTCGCAGACGGAACTGAACCGGGAAGAGGATTACTTTACTAATGGAGAGATCAGGGCATGGCTGGACGATCCAAGCGTGCTGCTTGCAGGTGAACTGACAGCATGGCCAAAGCTCGTGGAAGGAGATGACCTTCTATTGAGCTGGGTACAGGAGGCAAGACTGCGTTATAAGCGTGTGGAAGGTCATTTACCAGGTGCTTCGGAAAAGACCATTGCAAAAATGACGCTGCTTGGCATAACGGGTGATCATGAGGCGATGACTGGAGATGAAGCCTGGACGAGACTGGAACAGGGCCTTGCTGTTACGCTTAGACATTCCTCTATACGTCCTGATCTGCCGAAACTGATTCGTGAACTGAAGGAAAAAGGATTGCGCTCCTTCGATTCGCTGATGATGACGACCGACGGCTCCACACCTTCCTTTTATGCGGATGGCGTGATGGACAGGCTGATCAGCATCGCCATTGATGAAGGGATCGATCCGATCGAAGCGTATCATATGGCTTCCTATTCGATTGCAAAATATTACCGTCTTGAGTATATGCAGGGGATGATTGCAACGGGACGCCTTGCCACGCTGAATATATTGTCAGATCCGCGTGAGCCGAATCCGGAATCCGTCCTGTCAAAAGGAAAGTGGATCAAGCGTGATGGTGTTAAGGTTGACCAATCGTTTACACCGGACTGGTCGGAAATCGAAGCGCTGGAGCTGGATTGGACGTTAAGTGAGGATGATCTGCAGTTCTCCATGCCGTGTGGGATTGATATGGTCAATAACGTCATTACAAAACCGTATTCCATCACCATGGATGCGAGCGGTGAAGAGCTTCCGAGATCAAAGGATGAATCCTTTCTCATGCTTGTAGATCGTGATGGTAAATGGAAAATCTGTACGCTGATCAAAGGATTTGCAAAAGATCTTGGCGGACTGGCATCATCATTTTCAAGCTCAGGAGATATCCTGCTGATTGGTAAAAGTAAAAAGGGTATGCTACACGCATTCGAAAGGATGAAGGCGTTAAAAGGCGGAATCGTCATCACAAACGGCGGGGAAGTACAGCTTGAAATTCCGTTGTCCTTAGGTGGAGTCATGTCTGAAAAGCCGATGGACGAATTGATTCCTGAGGAAAGAAAGTTAAGGGAAGTGCTAAGGGACGCCGGATACCAATTCGACGATCCGGTTTATACACTGCTATTCCTATGCTCGACTCATTTACCGTACTTAAGGATTACCCAGCGCGGGATCTATGATGTGAAAAAGAAAACGGTACTCTTTCCAACGATAATGCGTTAA
- a CDS encoding YerC/YecD family TrpR-related protein yields MQIDKLRGKELDQLCEAVLSLKDIDEAYRFFDDLCTINEIQSLAQRLEVARMLREGNTYHKIETQTGASTATISRVKRCLNYGNDTYAMVLERVHSEKKEEE; encoded by the coding sequence ATGCAAATCGATAAATTAAGAGGAAAAGAACTGGATCAGCTTTGTGAAGCCGTTCTTTCACTAAAAGATATAGACGAAGCCTATCGTTTCTTTGACGACTTATGCACAATAAATGAAATTCAGTCATTGGCCCAGCGCCTCGAGGTAGCACGCATGCTGCGCGAAGGCAATACGTATCATAAAATAGAAACACAGACAGGTGCAAGTACCGCAACGATTTCCCGTGTGAAGCGCTGTCTTAATTATGGAAATGACACTTACGCCATGGTGCTTGAGCGTGTACACAGCGAGAAAAAAGAAGAAGAGTAA
- a CDS encoding heptaprenylglyceryl phosphate synthase has translation MYDVREWKHVFKLDPNKEISDEALEAICESGTDAVMVGGSDGVTLDNVLDLMARVRRYTVPCVLEVSTLESITPGYDLYFIPTVLNTQDPKWITGLHHEAIKEHGDLMNWEELLAEGYVILNPDCKAARLTNAEVPKSDDDVIAYARMAERLFSLPVFYMEYSGMYGDPKLVEKVSRELESAVLFYGGGIRSVKEAEEMAEHADVIVVGNIIYENLNEALKTVLK, from the coding sequence ATGTACGATGTCCGGGAGTGGAAGCATGTATTCAAACTGGACCCTAATAAAGAAATATCAGATGAGGCATTGGAAGCGATTTGTGAGTCAGGAACGGATGCTGTGATGGTGGGCGGTTCTGATGGTGTCACACTCGATAATGTGCTCGATCTGATGGCAAGAGTTCGCAGATATACAGTTCCTTGTGTGCTGGAGGTTTCAACGCTGGAGTCGATTACACCGGGATATGATTTATATTTTATTCCGACCGTTCTGAACACGCAGGATCCGAAGTGGATTACAGGGCTGCACCATGAGGCGATTAAGGAGCATGGTGACCTGATGAACTGGGAAGAACTTTTAGCTGAAGGATATGTGATTTTGAACCCGGATTGCAAAGCGGCACGCCTGACAAACGCAGAGGTACCGAAAAGTGACGATGATGTCATTGCCTATGCACGCATGGCCGAGCGCTTGTTTTCGCTTCCGGTTTTTTATATGGAATACAGCGGGATGTATGGTGATCCAAAGCTTGTTGAAAAGGTGAGCCGTGAGCTTGAATCTGCCGTGTTATTTTACGGCGGTGGGATCCGTTCGGTAAAAGAGGCAGAGGAAATGGCTGAACATGCTGATGTCATTGTCGTTGGTAACATTATTTATGAGAATCTGAATGAGGCACTGAAAACAGTTTTAAAATAA
- the pcrA gene encoding DNA helicase PcrA, with the protein MQFLTDRLLKGMNPEQARAIKATEGPLLIMAGAGSGKTRVLTHRIAYLMIEKGVAPYNILAITFTNKAAREMKNRVGSILGGASEDVWISTFHSMCVRILRRDIDRIGYNRNFTILDSTDQQSVIKAILKDKNLDPKKFDPRGILAAISSAKNELTTPEQFAKDAGSYYDQTISEVFTEYQRRLRKNSALDFDDLIMQTIHLFERVPEVLENYQRKFQYIHVDEYQDTNRAQYLLVKLLASRFKNLCVVGDSDQSIYRWRGADITNILSFEKDYPNATVILLEQNYRSTENILDAANAVIKNNPNRKPKNLWTDKKGGQKITYYRSDSEQGEGQFVAGKINELVRSGVRKPSDFAILYRTNAQSRVMEEVLMKSNIEYTIVGGTKFYDRKEIKDLLAYLRLIANPDDDISLTRVINVPKRGVGSTSVDKIANYARDNDMSMIEALGLADFVGLSGKAAKAVLEFRELIQNMTQMQEYLSVTELVEDILEKSGYRDALQAEKTIEAQSRLENIDEFLSVTKAFEEANDDKSLIAFLTDLALVADIDQLDKDDAPLDAVTLMTLHSAKGLEFPVVFLMGLEEGVFPHSRSLMEEVEMEEERRLAYVGITRAEEELFITNAQMRTLFGRTNMNPVSRFIAEIPSELLEEPMKKEANPFGLGGSPRPTAQPRKAPVRRPVQRTTGGSDIGWSVGDKAQHGKWGTGTVVSVKGEGDSMELDIAFPSPTGIKRLLAKFAPVTKVSG; encoded by the coding sequence ATGCAATTTTTAACTGACCGGCTTTTAAAGGGAATGAACCCTGAGCAGGCAAGAGCGATTAAGGCAACGGAGGGTCCGCTTTTAATTATGGCAGGTGCCGGATCCGGGAAGACTAGAGTACTGACACACAGGATTGCGTATTTGATGATTGAAAAAGGGGTTGCTCCTTACAATATTCTGGCGATCACTTTTACCAACAAAGCCGCCCGTGAAATGAAAAACCGTGTCGGCAGCATTCTTGGAGGTGCTTCTGAGGATGTCTGGATTTCCACTTTTCACTCCATGTGTGTGAGGATTTTACGAAGAGACATTGACCGAATCGGTTATAACCGCAATTTCACAATTCTCGATTCCACGGATCAGCAATCTGTTATTAAGGCAATCCTGAAGGATAAAAACCTGGATCCGAAAAAATTTGATCCAAGAGGCATTCTGGCTGCGATCAGTTCGGCAAAAAATGAACTCACGACGCCTGAACAGTTTGCCAAGGATGCAGGAAGCTATTATGACCAGACGATCAGCGAGGTGTTCACTGAATATCAGCGGCGTCTGAGAAAAAATTCTGCGCTTGATTTTGACGATCTGATTATGCAGACAATTCATTTATTTGAGCGTGTTCCTGAAGTGCTTGAGAACTATCAGCGGAAATTCCAGTACATTCACGTGGACGAGTATCAGGATACGAACCGCGCGCAGTATTTGCTTGTAAAGCTTTTAGCGTCACGCTTTAAAAATCTTTGTGTCGTAGGGGATTCCGACCAGTCGATCTACCGCTGGCGCGGGGCGGATATTACGAATATCCTTTCATTTGAAAAGGACTATCCGAATGCGACCGTTATTCTTCTTGAGCAGAATTACCGCTCAACTGAAAACATCCTCGATGCGGCAAACGCCGTCATAAAGAACAACCCGAACCGGAAGCCGAAAAATCTGTGGACGGATAAAAAGGGTGGTCAGAAAATCACCTATTACCGTTCCGACAGCGAGCAGGGGGAAGGTCAGTTTGTAGCCGGGAAAATCAATGAGCTCGTACGCTCCGGCGTCCGTAAGCCGTCTGACTTTGCCATTCTGTACCGTACGAACGCCCAGTCCCGTGTGATGGAGGAAGTACTCATGAAATCCAACATTGAGTACACGATCGTCGGCGGCACGAAGTTCTATGACAGAAAAGAAATCAAGGATCTGCTAGCCTACCTTCGTTTAATCGCGAATCCGGACGACGATATCAGTCTGACGCGTGTGATTAACGTACCGAAAAGAGGTGTCGGTTCAACGTCTGTTGATAAAATCGCGAACTATGCGCGTGATAACGATATGTCTATGATTGAGGCGCTTGGTCTCGCTGACTTCGTTGGTCTGAGCGGAAAGGCAGCGAAGGCTGTGCTTGAATTCAGGGAACTGATTCAGAATATGACGCAAATGCAGGAGTATTTGTCTGTCACTGAGCTTGTTGAGGATATTTTAGAGAAGTCAGGTTACCGTGACGCGCTGCAGGCTGAAAAAACAATTGAAGCACAAAGCCGTCTTGAGAACATTGATGAGTTTTTATCTGTTACAAAAGCGTTTGAGGAAGCCAATGATGATAAGAGTCTGATTGCGTTTCTGACGGACCTTGCACTCGTAGCGGACATCGACCAGCTCGACAAAGATGACGCACCACTCGATGCTGTCACGTTAATGACGCTTCACTCAGCCAAGGGACTTGAGTTTCCGGTTGTCTTTTTAATGGGACTTGAGGAAGGGGTTTTCCCTCACAGCCGTTCACTGATGGAGGAAGTGGAGATGGAGGAAGAGCGCCGTCTCGCCTACGTTGGGATTACGCGGGCTGAAGAAGAATTATTTATCACAAATGCCCAGATGAGAACATTGTTTGGACGCACGAATATGAACCCTGTGTCACGCTTCATTGCGGAGATCCCGTCTGAACTTCTTGAGGAACCGATGAAAAAGGAAGCCAACCCTTTTGGTCTCGGAGGATCACCGCGTCCAACCGCACAGCCGCGTAAAGCACCTGTGCGCCGTCCGGTTCAGCGGACAACAGGTGGCAGTGATATCGGCTGGAGCGTCGGAGATAAAGCGCAGCATGGTAAATGGGGAACAGGCACCGTCGTCAGTGTTAAAGGGGAAGGTGACTCCATGGAGCTTGATATTGCATTTCCAAGCCCAACCGGCATTAAACGTCTGCTGGCCAAGTTTGCACCGGTTACGAAGGTAAGCGGCTAA